In Nymphaea colorata isolate Beijing-Zhang1983 chromosome 5, ASM883128v2, whole genome shotgun sequence, one genomic interval encodes:
- the LOC116255004 gene encoding major pollen allergen Ole e 10-like isoform X1: MANGATPALLSMRIAAVLLLLSTTPVLQGVMQVVVGQGLPGQMTWCVAKPSTVDSDLINIIEFACSQPEVNCSVFKPGGPCSLPDTYINHASVAMNLYYQANGRHPHLCYFGGAGLIVIDDPSYGSCKA; this comes from the exons ATGGCAAACGGAGCCACACCAGCTCTCCTTAGTATGCGTATTGCTGCTGTTCTGCTGCTGCTTTCCACAACTCCTG TTCTGCAAGGTGTGATGCAGGTGGTCGTCGGTCAG GGTCTTCCGGGACAGATGACATGGTGCGTGGCAAAGCCTTCGACGGTAGATTCCGATCTGATCAACATCATCGAGTTTGCTTGCTCTCAACCGGAGGTCAACTGCAGTGTGTTTAAACCCGGAGGACCATGCTCTCTTCCAGACACCTATATTAACCACGCTTCCGTTGCCATGAACCTGTATTATCAAGCCAATGGGAGGCACCCCCACCTCTGCTACTTTGGGGGCGCCGGCCTCATCGTCATTGACGACCCAA GCTATGGAAGCTGCAAAGCTTAA
- the LOC116255004 gene encoding major pollen allergen Ole e 10-like isoform X2 has translation MANGATPALLSMRIAAVLLLLSTTPVLQGVMQVVVGQGLPGQMTWCVAKPSTVDSDLINIIEFACSQPEVNCSVFKPGGPCSLPDTYINHASVAMNLYYQANGRHPHLCYFGGAGLIVIDDPSKAS, from the exons ATGGCAAACGGAGCCACACCAGCTCTCCTTAGTATGCGTATTGCTGCTGTTCTGCTGCTGCTTTCCACAACTCCTG TTCTGCAAGGTGTGATGCAGGTGGTCGTCGGTCAG GGTCTTCCGGGACAGATGACATGGTGCGTGGCAAAGCCTTCGACGGTAGATTCCGATCTGATCAACATCATCGAGTTTGCTTGCTCTCAACCGGAGGTCAACTGCAGTGTGTTTAAACCCGGAGGACCATGCTCTCTTCCAGACACCTATATTAACCACGCTTCCGTTGCCATGAACCTGTATTATCAAGCCAATGGGAGGCACCCCCACCTCTGCTACTTTGGGGGCGCCGGCCTCATCGTCATTGACGACCCAAGTAAAGCTTCATAA
- the LOC116254979 gene encoding major pollen allergen Ole e 10-like, with protein sequence MANGATPALLIMRIAAVLLLLSTTPVLQGGMQVVVGQGLPGQMTWCVAKPSTVDSDLINIIEFACSQAEVNCSVFKPGGPCSLPDTYINHASVAMNLYYQAKGRLPHLCYFGGAGLIVIDDPSYGSCKA encoded by the exons ATGGCAAACGGAGCCACACCAGCTCTCCTTATCATGCGTATTGCTGCTGTTCTGCTGCTGCTTTCCACAACTCCTG TTCTGCAAGGTGGGATGCAGGTGGTCGTCGGTCAG GGTCTTCCGGGACAGATGACATGGTGCGTGGCAAAGCCTTCGACGGTAGATTCCGATCTGATCAACATCATCGAGTTTGCATGCTCTCAAGCGGAGGTCAACTGCAGTGTGTTTAAACCAGGAGGGCCATGCTCTCTTCCAGACACCTACATTAACCACGCTTCCGTTGCCATGAACCTGTACTACCAAGCCAAAGGGAGGCTCCCTCACCTCTGCTACTTTGGGGGCGCCGGCCTCATCGTCATTGACGACCCAA GCTATGGAAGCTGCAAAGCTTAA